The genomic stretch ATTATTGACATGTTGTGATCATGTCACACAAAAAGGAATTATAAGTGTAGTTGAAAACTGCACACGACTTAAGAAGATCGATTTGAGATATTGTAATAAAGTTAAGGCTGACGTCGTTGTCTCGGAGGTTTTATCAAGGTCATCTTTAAAAAAGAGGAAACTCTTCTCGCATAATGATCGTATTTTCTTCTACTGAATATTAACTCTGAATTGTAAGATGTTTTTGGTTTTTAGTTTTGCTTCATTGAGAAAttactcttttatttttaaataccaaTGTAATGGACACAGTTGAGTGTTATATgaagttttaaattttaatgtttttctttacTCTTGAATTAGATTACTCATATTGTTTTGGGTTTGAGAGTTATTACAAGACCTGGAAAGTTTTAAGAGCTTACTTGAGAACTTTTATTAACATAAGATGTGTATTATCTGAGATCATATATTCTGTTAGAGTATGATAATTATTGGATTCCTATAAATCATAAAACCAAGTGATGATGAAATTGAAAACAATCTGGCATAAGTGGATTAATATGAATGTATAAAGTGGAGAATTATCAAGACACTAACTTTTTGAGGAATGAAAACCATGGCATAAGATTACTATCTCCTTGATTCAAGATTCATGCAATTGCACACTATTTTTCACTGTGATTCCAAGTGTAGCATTGTATATGATTAAATTTTCCAATTAAACAAAGTTTCTTTAAATCATATGGAATCAAAATTAGAAACTCTAGAAAGCATCATCcatataataaataatagattttttacaCATTTGTTAATTTCAAACAAAACCCACTAGTTGCATTCAACTCAAGAATATGATCTTACTTACTGCTTCTGCAACTCTCTCAACTAAACATTGTTTTTCGTATTGCATGTTTTGTGCTGTCTCAGTTCTGATTTTTTTAGGACAAAGCTTCTCAGTCCCGGACAATTTTCCACTTTTTTCTTACTTTGATTCTAAAAACCGGTGTTTGGGGAATTGAGTTTTTTGTTCACAATAATCAAAGAAACTTTAAGGTCAATATTATCATCATTCTCTTAAAAAAGCTAACATAGAGCTGACAAAGATATAGTTCAATATTCTGAAAATAGTGACCAAAGAAAATATGAGAATTGTCTCAATGCATTACAGTGCCTTATCAACAAAATGATCTtatgtaaccaaaaaaaaaatcaacaaaataattaaaaagtctaataaacaaaatcaaataggTGATGACAATAATGGTTTTCCTAGTGTTTTGGTAATATTATAAAggttaatattataaatttttattgttttttttttttgtaagcaaggtaTCGATTAAAGGGAGAACTATGGGTTCTCCAACCTTTTTACACGATAGAACGGGCAAAACccgacaaaaagaaaattaccCACCAATTACACTACAAGAGAAAAGAAATAGGATCTTTACAAAACTCATAGAAAGAATAATTGGGATGGGGTAATTTTGCCAGAAAAAGACCACTTCcaagccaacatctttatgttccaAATTGTGTTGTTTAAGCTCCAATCCTCTTCCCGAAAGCACACCCCATTCCTTAGCAACCATAACGACCAAGAAGTGGCAAGCCAAACAACATCCGCCTTACTAATCTTTACCTTATGAACCCGGAAAAAGTAATGTCAATCCATAAAAGTTGATAAACAATTCTCCTCCAAACTATTCAATTTTCCCACCCAAATAGCAATTTCGGACCAAATGCGTTTCACCATACTACACGCAAAAAAGGAGTGGTTCCTACTTTCTATACCAAAACCACAAAAAACACAGTTGAGATTATCTAAAGGAAGGGaaatacctctatacaccaaaAGCTTCTTAGTGGGAAGTCTATATAGGAATAATCTCCAACCAAATGTCTATATTTTGAAAGGAACTTCCGCATTCCAAAGGGTGTGATACGCTTCATCATGCTTGTTAACGGGACCAAAAGGAATAAATTTCGTCGAATAAAATTGATAGCACGATGCCACCGAGAAGACCGAATCATTAGCAAATTTCCAAGAAACCACATCCATCTCATTCTCTACCGTCGGACCTCCATGAAGCTCCAACCGATCATAAAGCAAAGCTACCCTCCCTCTAAAGCTGGCCTCTTCCAATAAATCTGCGGAAACCCCAAATCCCCCATTTCCAAGTACCATCAAACCTCCCATCGCCCCAACCGAAACCCCCTTTAAGACGAGAAGCTTCAAATAACTTCGGAAAATCATTATTCAAAGCCTCTTCACCCACCCAACAAGATTCCCAGAAAGGTGTTTTGTACCCATTATGGACATCAAACAAACAACACTTAACAATAGGATCCCTAAAATAATCTTTCCCAATATTAACAATATCCTTCCACCaattagaaaaagaaaagtaTTTTGTGCATTTATCTTCACTATAAACAtgagaatatatttttttctattatatccttaaatatttattattctctcagttttcaattatttaaatttatcttccacatgtcattaacgaaggacaattttataaaaaaaacttaataatttcttatttcatacaacaattattatttttcttaatatgtgtgaaaagtccaaaacgacttataataaaaaatgaaagtaGTAGTATTTTGTTTTACGttttgaaattttataaattaaagttggtcttaattttaaaatttgaatttctgttataagttttgaattttaattttaagttttggtaatgaattgttttttttttctggaaaattaCTCTATTAACCTCACAACATTATGAATCATTCATTATAATTTTTTGACTAAATTACAGTATTAGTCCCCATGTTTTagtattttcacgattttggtccccctattttctttttaaacagttttagtcctccatcccaattttgttcataaacagtgcatgatccgtacatgaacagtacatgaacAGTTGGTTCAAAATTGgaatgggggaccaaaactgtttaaaaagaaaatagggggaccaaaatcgtgaaaataccaaaacagggggaccaaaacagtaatttagcctaattttttttttttcaaaataactcTAAAAGTATTACCAATGGGGGGAGATGTACGTATGAACTAAATTTGTGTGTATAACTCTGACTATCTAAAAAGATATAAAGATGTAGAGGGGGTTGTGTGTCAGGGTTTGTtataagaccatttacaatgggtaTGTTGAATGATTTATTAAGTAGTTGAATGAGTGTAATGGGGTGCTGAAAATGAGGTGGATTAAATTGTGTTGAAtaaattcaacatgttgaataagaGAGAGTGGGGGCCACAAAAAACACTTGGCAAAATATTATTGATTGTTGtcaacttttatatttttattttataataattatttgggTCAATTATttcataataaattaattttttttatttttaccaaaattcatcatttttttctctataaatagagactagtTTCATTAGATTTGgacaaaaaaaaatcacttttcaTTTTAGGTGTGTTGTGTGTTTATTGTATTGTATTGCATtttaagttttatgtaattttatttgttattaaattaattaaggatataaaattagaaaaataaaattaaaataaattatttaattagaaaaaaattaaaataaattatttaactcttaattattttaatttaatttcaaccgataattgttattaatatagaatcccaaaaataaaaacataaagaaaataacaatatgaaataaaagtggtggggtatggtgttgaattttattaaataaaaccaTTGTAGTAAGTAAAAATTGAatgagtgttgaattattaggtggaagaaagagatGATGATGTGAAgtgtaaaaagtgaaaaaatagGGTGTCGAATAATTCAACCATTGTTGATAGTCTAAGGTTAGGTTCTGAAGAACGTAGGAGCATTATTGGCGGGGAAGAATATTATTTGTTCAATTCTGCCATGGTTGAGTTTTGTCATGTTTAAATTTTAGTAATTAGATTTTTAGTGGAATGagaaatttgttttgttttgtcgaAAATATCGAAACAATGGAATGAATGCAGAGTagattattgataattccacCAGAGTTGAGCTAGTAAGAGTCACAACTCACAACTGATTGAGTGAAatttactactacaaataatacattttatgacaaagctttcacctcaattaaaaataaatcgagGTATAATGCCAAGACGcgccatgttttatttttaaaagaaacatATTCTCTCAATTTTTAATATAACCGAGAGGACAAACAATTCAGGACATGTTTCGAATCCCAGCTAttgcagtttatgtttttattttatttttaaagtgtAAAGTAAATGATCTATCCTTTCGGTTTCCCTTATaaccgagagataaaataatcatatttatatttttttagtaaaaaaaaacgtGGCGCGCTCAAAATTTACATTTCGATTATTTGTTAGGTGAGGTGAAAGCTTTttcataaaatgtattatttatagtagtgaaTGTACTTGTAACATATGACAATTTGACCCTGAGAAACATGTAGTTAGTTTCTCGATGTTTATTATGTCAAAAACATATAGAAGTTGTGAATCCTCTCTTTCTTAAATGTCCCGTCACTTTGCAACATTGGAATTTGATAGAAGGAATAATCTCAATGAGATTGGACGAGATATGAATAAACAAGATTTTTAATAGGagtgtgcaaaatatccggttgtGAGACCTAAATTCATAACCaaatctaaatttattttaaatatttggatATAGTTAAATGGTTATCAACCGGTTTaattattaatggtttggttatccatccatataatccggatataattaaattgttattaaccgattaaattatttttggattcggTTACAATTCGGTTATTATCCAAAATCTAAAATTAATCCAAAtatttcaattcaattatatatttcttaattttgaaaataaaaaatatttttaaaactggattttaaaaaaaaacgattatataatcataactaaatttataaccagttttataatcagttttgattaaaatatgGTTATGATTATAAATCCAAATCATTTAAAAGATTCGAAAATGATTATAGTTTGGTTTctaaaaataaccaaccatgcacacctTTAATTTTTAACATTGTGGATAGAGGTGTACAGTCTTCAAATTATGCATCTTTTCCTAGTATTAATTATTCTATTTAGTCGAAGAATTTGGCATCAATAATATTCGATTCAAGGTAACAACATGAGTGATTCACATAGAGATTAATCACATAAAAAGGTTATACTTCTTTGTTTACCATCTTTCAAAGGAGATATGTACTCTTCGATGTTAGAGTTTAATTACAATTATTAAAGCATTTTACCTAATATGCAAGCATCCACCTGCACCAAAAATTCTTCAAATAAATTGAATAAGTCCTAATCTTAATTGGATCAAGTGCAATATAGTTGGATGTTCTAGAGAAACTACGAGGGCATCAATATGTGGTGACATGTTAAGAGATTATTTGAGCACTTTCTTTAGAGCTTTTTTGGCTAAGGTAAATCACCTCTTTGCAAGCAGAACTTCATGGCGTTATGTAACCATCCCCATGCAAACACAAGGAAATAGAACCACCTATAATTAGAGAGTGATTCGTCATTTGCAATTCAAGCCTTCTAAAAGATAGTTTCTTGAAAGTTATTGACTGATTAGAGAAATAGAACTCATGCGCTTGTTCATTTAGATTAaaaatctttcatatcttttattaagaaaatatttgCGCAGATAGATTGGCTCACGTAAGACATTTTTGGGGATCATGACACACGGTGGACTAATGTAACACAATGTGTTTGAGATAGTTATTTTAGAGATCGTTTTGGTCTGATTAATTACCGTTTTTGTTAGTTTTGATGGGTTAGACACATGCCCCCACCCTATTTGTTtgtctttttttctttcaatttttaataaaaagctttataaaaaaatattttgagtatACTTTTATACTAACAAATACAATTACAACctttaaatgaaatataaattACACTTGATCACACCATTGTTACATTTATGACAAAGGTAAGAAGAGATAATAAGATAAGAATAGAGGAGACAAAAATGCATAGATAGAGAGGGCTGAcaataattttctttgaaattttcaaagattaTTCTAATACTATTATCAAATCTATCTTCTCTTTTCACTGCCATATTCTGATTTATTGCTTCTTGTTCTTCCTATGATTTTCTTATGATCTAAGTTTATTTTGATTCCTGCCATACTTTCTTCTTTGCCTCCTTTTATAACCATCTTTTTTTCCAAGTCTAATGCCAACTTATCATCCAACCTTTTAGTTTTCTGCTGACCCTTTTCTCTACTCTCAGCAATCGATGTTCTTCTTGTGATTGCTTCTTTGTCAAGGTACTGAGATTGCTTTCCATGGCTATCTCTTGTGGCTggtttcttttttgcttctaGAAGTAGCTCATGTGGTTTTTGCAACTTTGTACTAGTTGTTGCTACCTTAGAGTCTTTCTCTTGTTCATAATATAGGAGCTGCACCACAGTTCTTGATGGCAGAAACTCGTTTTTGACAGCGTGTGAGCGCGCGTCTGAGGACAATCTTTGGCACTCTAGAATCCCGCATAAGCGCTTCTTTTCCACCTTGCTCAAGTCCGGATGCACCTGTTTATACATTGACcatatatcatacatatcatggaTAATGCACCATAGATATAATTAAGGTTTGATATTGCTTATGCGATGAATGCGCGATTTACCTTAAGATAAATGTTGATTGCCTGGTACAAATCATCATGCTCTAATCTTCCAACTGCTGGCACAGTTTCAGCAAGAGTTACGAATTTCGACACTGCCATATTTTCATCTCTTGCCACCACTTGAAGATAGGAATCAACAAGTTTACCAACTTTTCGTATCGATCTTAACAAGTAGTGCCTATTGTCCACAGCACCAGGGGAGATTCTTTTCCAAAACTTCAGAAAACTTTCCAACACTACTTGAACTAACTCAATGTCATAAAAATTCTGGTCCAACGACGATGTTGGAGGGTAAAGCAAATCACTCACAGTAGCCTCATGAAACTGTATGCTACCTCTTTTTATCAGTTCTGTTTTTGTCATTGTAGAGACACCTAAATGACTTGAAATGCTCAAGAGTCTTAACAAGAAACCACCTGAAACTGACCCTCTATCTGAAGGAATCATGCTCACAATTGTTTCAAGAATTATTCTGTTTTTCTCCTTGGATTCTTCTGTTTGTGATGCTGAACTTCCTGAACTTTTAGCCTTTATGGTGCAAGGTAACCACTTATATGCGTAAACATGCAAAGCTTCGCCGATAAGCTGCGGCGGAAGCACATGTGTTGATCTAATAGTCATTATTATGCACCTGAAAAGATCTATGTTTAGAATCGATATATCCTCGGTCCACCAATCCTTCGGAACAGAATGATGCTCTTT from Vicia villosa cultivar HV-30 ecotype Madison, WI linkage group LG4, Vvil1.0, whole genome shotgun sequence encodes the following:
- the LOC131595368 gene encoding BTB/POZ domain-containing protein At5g47800, with the protein product MKFMKLGTRSDSFYTEQATRSLVSDIAPDLVIKINDTTYLLHKSPLLSKCGLLLRLGSDTYDSESVPLELHDMPGGAEAFELCAKFCYGVSINISAHNLVPSLCAAKLLQMNESVERGNFVGKLESFFSSCILEGWKDSVSTLQATEKLPEWSENLGIIRKCIDSIIEKVLTPLPQVKWSYTYTRPGYNRKEHHSVPKDWWTEDISILNIDLFRCIIMTIRSTHVLPPQLIGEALHVYAYKWLPCTIKAKSSGSSASQTEESKEKNRIILETIVSMIPSDRGSVSGGFLLRLLSISSHLGVSTMTKTELIKRGSIQFHEATVSDLLYPPTSSLDQNFYDIELVQVVLESFLKFWKRISPGAVDNRHYLLRSIRKVGKLVDSYLQVVARDENMAVSKFVTLAETVPAVGRLEHDDLYQAINIYLKVHPDLSKVEKKRLCGILECQRLSSDARSHAVKNEFLPSRTVVQLLYYEQEKDSKVATTSTKLQKPHELLLEAKKKPATRDSHGKQSQYLDKEAITRRTSIAESREKGQQKTKRLDDKLALDLEKKMVIKGGKEESMAGIKINLDHKKIIGRTRSNKSEYGSEKRR